In a genomic window of Borrelia maritima:
- the rplT gene encoding 50S ribosomal protein L20: MARAKSGTVHVARRKRILKKTKGFWGTKKSNYKKAKDTLRKGMMYATRDRKARKRNFRRLWISRISAALSDTGVSYSRFIAGLLKSNIKINRKILSNLAIEDVEAFKKIVLEIRR; encoded by the coding sequence ATGGCTAGAGCTAAAAGCGGCACAGTTCACGTTGCAAGGCGTAAAAGAATTTTAAAAAAGACAAAAGGTTTTTGGGGTACAAAAAAGAGTAACTATAAAAAGGCTAAGGATACCTTGAGAAAGGGTATGATGTATGCTACAAGAGATAGAAAGGCTAGAAAAAGAAATTTTAGACGATTATGGATTTCAAGAATTTCGGCTGCTTTAAGTGATACTGGGGTTAGTTATTCAAGATTTATTGCTGGACTATTGAAGTCTAATATAAAAATTAATAGAAAAATTTTGTCTAATTTGGCGATTGAAGATGTTGAAGCTTTTAAAAAAATTGTTTTAGAGATAAGAAGATAA
- the rpmI gene encoding 50S ribosomal protein L35, translated as MASNKMKTRKSAKKRYSFTVNGKVKYKKQNLRHILTKKSSKRKRNLRKLGNLSCFEVKRIKTLLPYG; from the coding sequence ATGGCAAGTAATAAGATGAAAACACGCAAAAGTGCAAAAAAAAGGTATTCTTTTACTGTAAATGGGAAGGTTAAGTATAAAAAACAAAATTTAAGGCATATTTTGACAAAAAAATCTTCTAAGCGTAAGAGAAATTTAAGGAAATTGGGCAATCTTTCTTGTTTTGAAGTTAAAAGAATAAAAACTTTATTACCTTATGGTTAA